atCAACAAGCAAATATCAGATATGCAAAAAGACTTCCTCCTATAAAGAGAGGTTTCAAAGACTAAGATAACTACGAGTAAAAATGAAATGGCACGATCTCTTAGGCTTCGTATGCTCCGTATGATTTGGTGTAAAAAGTTTTCAGAGAAAAATGATTTCCATTGAAAGtatttttcaaggaaaaataatttcaaactactttgGAATATTTGATGAGAGTAAGTTAACCTTTAGGTCGTTTAATAAAAATCATACTTTTATATCTGAATAAGTCAAATTTTAGTACCTATTAATTTTAAACAAGTCAAGTAACAGGTGATAAGTTTTACAGGTAATTGTCTTACTTTTTAAGCTAGACCTCGTGCTGATCAAAGTGTATCATATTATCAGCTTATaaaacacaaaataattaaaatgattgAATACGAAAAATATTTTTCTATAAAAAAGTTTTACACTAATGGAGCTTAGACAcaaaccaaaaagaaaaatagggACGGTCTTTTACGTACAGTACAGGAATACTCCTTAAAAGTATCGAAAAGGCTACATGTATCCTTAGGATGAAACCTTGGCTGTGATTGgtctaaaatttcaattttaaataatattttagattttagatttaaattttaatctcATATGGGGTTGCTTATGTGAAAACAACAAATGAGAGCTAAAGATACgttactcgcaccgttttgactggacacacatgccgatgcacaactttgaccaccaatatctttaactatatattataaaaactaataaaatttttaatattttgaaaatatatattaagataaaGCCAAcactatattatatactaacatgtTTTTTATATACTagcaataaaatagggtcaaagtgatagtgcaaaaagtcaaaacggtgcgagtattaagggacagagggagtatttagTACCCTGGGGTACATATAGCAGCTTCCTTAGagtgttctttttgtttgttgcaTTTCACTGTGGTCAGACCACTAGATTTTTGTATTCAGAAAAATAAATGTCTTTTTTCCTTTTCAGGAGCCTAATTATTGAACAAATGCACTATGGAAAGGAGTATGACCTCAGTATAAAAAAGGATGAAAAAGGACAGAAAATAAAGTATAAAAATTTATGAACTTtggtaaaaaaaacaaaagagaaagcaaATGGGGGAAAATTAATATTCTTCCCcctatttttattatttcattttttcatCCTTCTCTCCAATACAAAGCAGTACATTTTTACCACTATGAAGAATCATAGGAAAAACCCAAGTACTAGGATGTGTACACTAAAGTTAAGGTAAAAAAACTAGTAGTTGCATATTACTCAAACCTAATTGACTAATTTAAAGGGCTTAAATATAtgtataaatataattaatatgTAATCCTTCATACATCGGCAAAGACATGGTATTCTTTGGAGTCAGTAGCAATTAGTCTCAAAGCAGCAATGAATGAAGCAATAGCCATACAGGAGAAGAAAACAATGTTAATCCAGAGCCATATTTTCATTGCAGTGCTGAGCTTGTTCTTCTTCGCTCTGTAGTACATGTGGTTTGCTAGGATGAAGGTGAGCGGGAAAGTACTGATGGCTCCCGTTAGACTCATGAAATCCCCTAGGAAAGGCAGGAGAGCTGATACGAATGTGTTTAGTGCTAGGTAACCTCCCCTTATAAGTACTCGAAATCCCAAGTTTTTTGGGTTTAATGCACTTCCTGTGATCCCAAACCTTGTATCTAGGTATTCATACATTGGACTTGCAAATATCTGATAATTAAGAACCCAAAAATACAAATTAGTATATGCTTTTCTCGCGGTAATTGGAAATAAATCAAAGGTCGAAGAGAAATAAACATACATGCAAAGCGATGACAGTTTGAAGGAAAGTGGAGATATTAGCCAAAGCCTTCAACCAAACGGGACCATGGACATTGGTCAGCAAATAGGATGATGTCTTATTCCCGTATGCCCAATAACCGATAAAAACAATAGCATACATGGGTACAACTCCAACTGTAAACTGAAAGTACAAGGCCTTCATCATGTTCCCAACCACAGGCTTCCTCACTGTTGCCTGTTTACAAAATTCAGTTCATGTAAGAATTAAGAATTGAGTCCCAAGTAGTTTGTAAGTAAAATACTGTGGTGGCTTGAGAAAATATAAATCATCATATATCGTATTGGATTAAAGAAGTAGAAGAAGAAATCGGACACCTGAATCTCAGGAAGCATTCCTGTGTTAAATGCAAAAACCAAATTGGCAGCTGCTCCAATAGTTGTAAAGATTTTGCCTCTTTCACTTGGTACAGTGTAGTCTCTAGGCGGAGAATTGATTCCTGTAGTCATCATCATATTACACGATTTTAGGTTATCACAGCCGTAGTATAACACAGAAAATTGCTACAAGATATGAGTGGTTTGTGCTCGTCTAAGAGCACCAGAACAAAGCCCTTGAAATTAGAGGAGGTCTTGAGATGACTTTCAGATTAAATTTTGAACAGAGCAACAACAGACTGAACAGGGCGGAAACATATTGGGGAAACCGGATACATGTAGGTTCGAAATTAACGGTCAAGGATTATATGCAAAGGGGGATAAGTGTTCATAATTGCAAGTATTGTATTTTCAATCAGTGGCAAAGCCAACAAAATTTAATGCATATTAAACTTAAAGTTCAATGTACTCTAAAAATATagttttgtttatgttttgcAAAAAAACCTTACAGTACAGTTTCAAACATTAAAACAAGTATTTTGATATTGTATGACCTAGGCTTAGCTTTTCCATAGATGCAAGATGAGTTAAAAGCAGCAAAATAAGGCAACAGTAAGACAAATAAAAACGAAACTAAATAAATCTTACCACCGGGAAGGTTTCAGCAACCAATCCTGCAACTTTAAGAAGAATATCAAAATAAACATGTCACTTATACAAAATGAGCTTCAGGATTCATGCAGATAGTACGGAGTATCATTTATGCTGATCTATAACCTTTTAATAGGTCAAGTACACAGATTGAGATATAAGTAGTACAAAATTCACATGTTCACAGATTTCCTCATTAAATCTCGAAAAATTACTGCTGATGAATGATTAGTGAGTACAACAGATTAGATAATACTTTTTAACATGGACTTAATCAGTGAACACCATACATTGGGAATAAAGATTCAACTGTTCTGTAATGAATGGTAAAAGACTGGAAATGGAGTTAGGCATTACCATCTTTAAGTGAAAGAGCAATAGCTATAATTATGTAAATCAGACCGAAGAACGTTGAAACTCCAAGCCAAATTCTCAAAGCAGACAAATGAGGAATCCCTATGGCAAAAAGTGCACATACAAACCCCGAAATGATTATGCAATATGGAAGTTTCAGTACATCATCATCCCTGAACAGAACATATGTAGCCTACAGCATATAAGATAAGCAGAGTCAATATCTATTAAAGTGGTAAACTGAATTTTGAGCAAAAGTTTCTTGATTCAGATTAAATTCAAGATTACCTTGATAGAAGAACCAGCCAAGATAATAAATCCAGTGTTGATCATGAAAAGATTGATATATTGCAAAGCCCATGTAAGTGAATATGCTTTTGGACCTACAAATTTTattctaatgccattagataaaAATCACAAATAATTGATCCTCCGGCCAGATTAAATTGTCACGTTGACAGTATAATGTGACAACTAAACGCGGACAGAGGTTGACATGAGTTGATCATAACTTAGCTCATACCATAAATAAATCCAGCAAGATCCCTGTATCTGATATGCCTTTTGCCACCATATTCATGAAGTTTGGCAACAAGGGAATTAGCATAGAGAGAAATTCCAGTAGCAGCAAGTAAACCAAGTACTGCAGGAATCCATCCAAGTGGGACCATGATGGCACCAGAATATCCCAGTACATATGCACTGTTTATCCCAGTCGTCAGAACAAACCCACATTGCAGCCATGAATCTATCCCAAACCCACCCAAAAGATAAACAAGATTTATCAGTTATGTACAGTTAAATTATGTAAAATTCaaagaaattgaaaataaaaatttgcTGAACAAAAAGGTTTAAAATTTAATAAGACATTAAAGGTGCTAAACAAATAAAGGGTCAAATCTTAGACTAAAAAATCATAGGATCAAAATTACCAATGTATCCTTAATTCCTTATGGAGTTTAGGAATGCATTTTTGCACCCCACAGAACAACATGAAACATGTTACCAaccaaattaaataaatattagCAGGAAAACGCACGAGAAAATAAATAACAGTAGTGAACCGGattgattttgtgattaaaAATGCAGAAAGTGTACTAATTTTTCCTTTtctcaggaaaaaaaaaagcgaAAATTTTATTAGACCGAACCTCACCGATGATGTTTCAGTCCAGTGATTAAGAATGATGATCTGTGTACGAATGACAGGTCTAATATTCAAATCGGCCATATCATTTGCCGCTTATTCacaccaaataaaaaaataaaccgaACCTGGATTATTTTATCAATCCAATTCTAAAGACAATACTTTTACCCGTTGATCCGTCACATCAAACTATAATTCTCGTGTTATTTTTCACTCAAtaaccaccaaaaaaaaatctgGTTATAAGTTAATCActcataattcataaataaCTTGGAAATTCCAATCGTGTGAAGCGAGTGTCCATTTTATACCGGGGCTATGGTAGAGATAAACCGTGCAGGGTGTACCAAAGACTGTATTCTGCTTAATTCTTAATGTTTgacagataaaaaaaaaacagtttgTACGTTGGAGTATAAAATGAAAATTGCACCACATGAAACGCAATAAAAAGAACTCCAAAAATAACGAAAAACTCACCACCCCAAACGAAACCAATAAATATCACAACAACTTACACGAAAACAATGACATTTTAACGCTCAAcaaacaattaattaataaaacaataatagaagagagagaaaattaaattaaaaaaataccagtGCTAATCTGATGGGCAGTTTCGGGAATAACAactgtttgttgttgttgttgttggtggtgatTAGAATTATCGATATTAACGGAGGCGCTACCATTTGTAGGTGGATGAGAACCATTTTCTGGGTCATAAGACGTCATTAATGAgctcgaagaagaagaagaagaagaattagCGCCTTGAGAAGACGACGAAGGAGAAAGAGGGTTTTGTTGAGTTATAGTGGTATAACTACTCCTATTATTGTTGATATTTTGATGGTCTTGGGAAAATAAGAGAGCTGTTGTAGTTTCTTCTTCATCCGATTGTTTGGGGATGGCCACCTTTTTATACCCCATTTTCCAATCCCAAAGGATCTCTCTTTTTATCTCTTAATTACCCCTCAACTTATGAagtttaaattataaaaaaaaattaaaaatatattggAAATTATTTACATATTTGGAAATGGAGAAGAAAGAATGATAATTGGGGAGCTAAAAATGAAAACTCCTTTTAGCCCCCCGCTATGATAAAAGAGAGAAAACGAGGTTTAGAGGCTTTTTCTTTGAGGAAATTATTTTTGTGGTAAGAGGGGTGTTATTGCCTTTTTCTACTTATTTAGTGGAAGGTGGGACTCACTTTCTTTAAAGCAttctttttttcccctttttttattaaatcaaTTTACCTTTATTTTTGGTAAGTATCcgtaataaaataaaactaatttaCGGGTAGTACCCGTAATTAATTTAACTTACACTATTTTATCTACCTACTTACCTAACTAGAAAAATACTCTATCTACGGAGTACTCCATCAATTATGCTCAAAATAAAATGATTCGTTTTGGGTAAATGTAAAGATTAAGGATCCAACAGATTTCAttttttagattttaatttttctATCTAAAGCTAATTGTAAACATAATCCTTAAATAATGACCCGGAGTTTAAACGGACCAAACATACTcgtaatttgtttgatgtttAATAAAATGATTGTTGGCTTGTTGCAAGTTGCACCctactttttttttcattttacagAGTAGTTGTTTTAATATACTTTGTCCGTTCCTTTTCTATTGCTATATGGAAGAAGCTTTATGTTATTAAGAATTGAGTGTAAATAATATATATGGTAAGTGAAATGGTTTCATGAGGAGACAAGAGAGACATAGAGAGCGAGCAAGTGGAAAAACTTACCAAACATAGTATTTATCATTTTAGGTGTTAATCTTTGTAATATAAATAAAcatgaaataggaaaatcacttctttttttttggtgttatcACCCGATTCATCCTTACGGCACCCGGATTCGAGGTgagttctgggtggttaggttctagtcccctcccaattgttgttgtgggGGATCGAACACAGGTTCTCCCTACTAAGTTCAGACTCAATCACCACTCAACCAACAAACAATTGGTTATAAGAAAGTCACTTATGATGTAATAGAATATAATTATCTTGGAGTTTTATCATGAATTATCTGATATCACAATATTTATACGATGTCACGAAAATTTGACATAATCTCAACTTTAATGCGTAGTATGAAGTATATGTTGCCCGAAATAGTTCTTACCAAATCGACAATAGAATCTTACTCTAGGAATATTCTTGTACGTAGTAATGTTAAATCTTATCCAACTCGTCATCAATTTCTACAATTTCTCATTCTCTTTTTTTCCCCCAAATTACACGTGTATGACATCTTAGAGCTTAACAAACCTAGTCCGACTCACTTGACCTAATTTGTTACGGTCCATTACAAGGAATGGGTTTAAGTCCCACATCGATGGTATAGGAGGCCGATGTGGTTTTATATAGGATCACAAGCTCTCCTCCCCTTGAGCTAGCTTTTAGGGATTGTTCTCATGTGATCATGTAtcaatggtatcagagccgacaACCGCTTGTAGCACCACATGTGAGTCTGTGACTGATGGAGTTGACAATGATGCTCGTCCGGGGCTAGAAACCTTCTCTCTCTTCTACATCTCACATCCCTTAATTAGCCTAATCCGGGATGAATCCGAGGCATTATTAAACTAACTTGTTCAGCACCTAATTTAATTCGGTCTGATTCGGCCTATTGTATTGTGTTTACTTGATTGGAGGGACGCAATTTAGCCAATTTCTGGGGAAGACTCATCAATCAATCAATCTATGTGCTATATAATGAACTTTGAAGGGTAGTCACGTGGGTATGATCAAAGTGGGAATGTTGATTTTGGTCCCTGGTTGATGTTGAATGACTGAATGAGTAATTACGAGTAAagtaataaatgaaatgaatcgCAGCGTTTTGCCGCATGGCATCTgatttttttaccttattttaaCCAAAACTATCTGTTTTGGTTATTGACTTTTATGTTACTCTAACATTATGTTAATCGTGCTtcactaattattaattaatcagtCCACAAGTCCCCAGTCAAAGAAAATTAGAGCTAATTGCGTTTCTTTCGGCAATTTGTCAACAGTCACGTATAATTGCACTAGTAATTTGTTTTTATAAAGAAAAGGTAATTAGGGTCTTCTCCGAGGGGCGAGGAGGGTAGAGCATGGTAAGTTGGTAGGTGGTAAGTAAGGTAACTTCCCGTGAACTAGGAATCTTTATCAAATGATTTTTAGGGATGGTTGGAGAGATTTGGGGGGGATTATATAGGTTTGGGATATGAGGATAATTTTTGACGAATTGAGAGTTTTTGGGATATCCATCTCCTATGCTTGCGTGATTATTGAAAGAGAAGGTGTAGCCCAAAAGCTAATTAtatgagtttgtttttcaaAAGAAGTTTAAGTTAGGCCATATTCTTTagaattgaattgaactgaactgaactgaactgaatgctcctcaACTGAActaaatttaacaaaatattattgaaataaataataaacaatgaacaataaataataaataataaataattttttttttttggtgttaatgAGGATGTTATTCCATTAAGAAATAAAAATTACACTAGAAAAGGAAAAGAGAACGCAAAGCAGGA
This sequence is a window from Spinacia oleracea cultivar Varoflay chromosome 1, BTI_SOV_V1, whole genome shotgun sequence. Protein-coding genes within it:
- the LOC110785516 gene encoding proline transporter 3 — encoded protein: MGYKKVAIPKQSDEEETTTALLFSQDHQNINNNRSSYTTITQQNPLSPSSSSQGANSSSSSSSSSLMTSYDPENGSHPPTNGSASVNIDNSNHHQQQQQQTVVIPETAHQISTDSWLQCGFVLTTGINSAYVLGYSGAIMVPLGWIPAVLGLLAATGISLYANSLVAKLHEYGGKRHIRYRDLAGFIYGPKAYSLTWALQYINLFMINTGFIILAGSSIKATYVLFRDDDVLKLPYCIIISGFVCALFAIGIPHLSALRIWLGVSTFFGLIYIIIAIALSLKDGINSPPRDYTVPSERGKIFTTIGAAANLVFAFNTGMLPEIQATVRKPVVGNMMKALYFQFTVGVVPMYAIVFIGYWAYGNKTSSYLLTNVHGPVWLKALANISTFLQTVIALHIFASPMYEYLDTRFGITGSALNPKNLGFRVLIRGGYLALNTFVSALLPFLGDFMSLTGAISTFPLTFILANHMYYRAKKNKLSTAMKIWLWINIVFFSCMAIASFIAALRLIATDSKEYHVFADV